AAGGTTCTCAATTTCAAGCAAACGCTCCAGCAGTGGCCGCGGTTCCAGAAAAGTCCGCAGCATCACCACGCCATTAAGAAAAGCCCCCTGTGCCAAGCAACCCACCGGGGCGCTTTCATAAAGGGAAGAAATCTTCAGGAGAGAGGTTTCCGGCAAATCAGCGAGCCTTTTCAAGGCTTGATTTATCAAACCACAGCGATCCCCGAGATTACTGCCAAAACCTACTAAGACATCAGTTGCAACCATCTATCGGCGTCAGTTATTCGATCCGGAGATCTTCTCATTCTTATCGGCGTCCTTTGACTGGTCCTTTTCCGGGGTAACATCGATCTCATCCGGTTTTTCGTGAGAAGCCTTCCTGAAATTACGAATGCCCTTTCCCAGTGCGCCACCGATTTCCGGCAGTTTCCCGGTACCGAAAATAATCAGGATTATTATCAGAATGATAACCAGCTCGGGGATTCCGATACCAAACATATGCACTCCCTGACCCGGCAGCGGCCGGGAAAAAACTTGGCTGAAGGATAAACAAAGCCACAAATCCTGCGACGTCGAACGGCAAGTTATGGCGGAAGTGTATGGGAATCGAACCCACCTTTCCGGTTATCAGCCGAAAACACTGGATTTGAAGTCCAGGCTGCCCACCAGTGACAGAGACACTTCCTCAAAAAACCTCGCCTAGAAATCGCCCCACGAGGGATGAAGGGAGCCTATAGCAATAATCTCCTGTAAAGTCAACGTCATTCAATAATTCTGCGGCAAAAGATAGCCCCGTTATCGGTCAATAATATCGACAAGGCAGAGTCGATCGATAAAAACTATTTGCCAAAGAGAGTGAAAATCGATAGAAAACATGCGATTCTTCCATCAAGAACCTGAAAAAAACAGATCTTAGGACTTAGACTGGAAATAAAAATGAACTTTCCAAACACCATCGAGCTTAACCTTAAAGGCAAAAGCTGCCCGATTCCGGTAATAGAAACCAGAAAAGCCATCCTGGGCCTGACCGATCCGGAAGCCGAGGCAATAATTTCGGTTCTTCTCGACAATTCGGCGGCGTTGGCGAATGTAAGTCGTTTCGCTGAAAGTCAGGGATTTACCGCAAGCTGTGAGAATCTGCCCGATGGCAGTTTCGCCCTGACCCTGGCCCGCGGTTTTAGCTGCGAGCTGCCGACCATCGCGCAGGCCGAACCGAAAAACAGCTACCAAATCTATATTGACAACTGCTGCATGGGCCAGGGTGAAGAGAAACTCGGCCGCCTGCTCATGAAAGCTTTCCTGAAAACCCTGCCCGAGCTCGACCGTCTTCCGGAAAGCCTGATTTTTGTCAATCGCGGCGTCTATCTGACGGTCGCCGATTCAGCGGAACTCAAAACCATCCAGGATCTTGCCGCCGCCGGATGTAAAGTCCTGGTCTGCGGCACCTGCCTTGATTTTTACAACCTCAAGGATAAACTCGCCGTCGGCCAAGTCTCGAATATGTTTGAAATAGCCGGCTTACTGTCCGGTTCCGAGCGGGTGGTCAAACTGTGATCTATCTTGATAATGCCGCCACCTCGCACCCCAAACCGGAAGGGGTGAAAGCCGCGATCTCAGACTATCTTGACAACGTCGGCGCCAGCCCAGGCCGTTCCGGACATCAGCTGGCTGCCGCCGCCGGTCGTCTCCTGTTTCAGACCCGTCGGGCGGTGGCCCGTCTTTTCAGACTCGACGATTCGGGAAACATTATTTTTACCCAGAACGCCACCGCTTCCTTGAATCTGGCCCTGTTCGGCCTGCTTCGTCCCGGCGACCGGGTTCTGACCGGCAGTCTGGAACATAACTCGGTCATGCGCCCTCTGCGCCAGCTTCAGAAAAGCCATAAAATTACCATCGACATCTTACCGGGAAACGCCGGCAGCCACTACGATCTGAATCTGCTCGAACGATGGTGCGCCACGAAAAACTACCGTCTGGCGGTGATCAATCATGCTTCCAACGTTACCGGAAGCCTGGCTCCACTCGCGCAGATGCTGCCGCTGTTCCGAAAACATGGAATCATCTCGGTAGTCGACGGCGCGCAGAGTGCCGGCGCCTGCGCGATCGATCTCCAAGCACTGGACCCTGATATTTTCTGTTTCACCGGCCATAAAAGCCTTTATGGCCCTTCGGGTACCGGAGGTTTCTACATCAGGCCGGATTGCCCGGCCACGCCCCTGATTTTCGGCGGCACCGGCAGTCGTTCGGAGAACGAAGAACAACCCGATTTCCGCCCCGACTGCTATGAAAGTGGGACCCCCAACACCATGGGACTAGCCGGATTGAAAGCCGGCATTGAATTCATTGAAAAAACCGGTCTCGCCCAGATTCAGCGCCACGAACAGAAGCTAATCGCCAGACTGGAATCCGGACTGCGGCAAATTGCGAACCTGAGTCTGCACGGACCTTTCGCGGAAGAACAACGGGTGCCCTTGTTTTCCTTTTCCATCAAAGGGCTGAGCCCCTCGGAAATAGGTTTTCGTCTGGACCGAGAATTCTCGATCCTCACCCGGGTCGGCCTGCATTGCGCCCCCCGCGCCCATCAGAGCATCGGCACCT
The sequence above is drawn from the Pseudomonadota bacterium genome and encodes:
- a CDS encoding twin-arginine translocase TatA/TatE family subunit; this encodes MFGIGIPELVIILIIILIIFGTGKLPEIGGALGKGIRNFRKASHEKPDEIDVTPEKDQSKDADKNEKISGSNN
- a CDS encoding aminotransferase class V-fold PLP-dependent enzyme, with the translated sequence MIYLDNAATSHPKPEGVKAAISDYLDNVGASPGRSGHQLAAAAGRLLFQTRRAVARLFRLDDSGNIIFTQNATASLNLALFGLLRPGDRVLTGSLEHNSVMRPLRQLQKSHKITIDILPGNAGSHYDLNLLERWCATKNYRLAVINHASNVTGSLAPLAQMLPLFRKHGIISVVDGAQSAGACAIDLQALDPDIFCFTGHKSLYGPSGTGGFYIRPDCPATPLIFGGTGSRSENEEQPDFRPDCYESGTPNTMGLAGLKAGIEFIEKTGLAQIQRHEQKLIARLESGLRQIANLSLHGPFAEEQRVPLFSFSIKGLSPSEIGFRLDREFSILTRVGLHCAPRAHQSIGTWPQGAVRLAPGYFNCLEEMDAVINAVAEIAGEKT
- the yedF gene encoding sulfurtransferase-like selenium metabolism protein YedF — encoded protein: MNFPNTIELNLKGKSCPIPVIETRKAILGLTDPEAEAIISVLLDNSAALANVSRFAESQGFTASCENLPDGSFALTLARGFSCELPTIAQAEPKNSYQIYIDNCCMGQGEEKLGRLLMKAFLKTLPELDRLPESLIFVNRGVYLTVADSAELKTIQDLAAAGCKVLVCGTCLDFYNLKDKLAVGQVSNMFEIAGLLSGSERVVKL